One window from the genome of Kaistella carnis encodes:
- the murD gene encoding UDP-N-acetylmuramoyl-L-alanine--D-glutamate ligase → MKIVVLGGGESGVGAAYLAKKKGLNVFLSDKGAIKNDFKKQLIDAEIEFEEGQHDEARILEADWVIKSPGIPKKADIIFKINQKGIRLSSEIEFAAEFTPAKIIAITGSNGKTTTTSLIYHILKSDNLKVGLAGNIGKSFARQVADQNFDYYVLEVSSFQLDDIQNFRPYISLLLNLSQDHLDQYNYNYEDYALAKFRIAENQENDNFFIYNKDDEMSMSLLEKLAVRAKKIPFSTKEKVKQGGFVHKDKIVVKLEDEFSMKIAELSLVGNHNIANSLAASIASKILNISNESIRNSLMTFQAVEHRLEQVAQINGVTFINDSKATNVNAAYFALESMNQPTVWIVGGVDKGNDYTEIENLVKRKVKAIVCLGIDNQTIIDFFKDKKESIYSTSSMEEAVKVCKSLTEEGDTVLLSPCCASFDLFENYEDRGNQFKAEVLKNKID, encoded by the coding sequence ATGAAAATAGTTGTTTTAGGTGGTGGAGAAAGCGGTGTAGGTGCGGCTTATTTAGCAAAGAAGAAAGGCTTGAATGTTTTTCTTTCAGATAAAGGTGCGATAAAAAACGACTTCAAAAAACAGTTGATCGATGCCGAAATTGAATTCGAAGAAGGACAGCACGATGAAGCCCGCATTCTGGAAGCAGACTGGGTCATCAAATCTCCCGGTATTCCAAAAAAGGCAGATATCATCTTTAAGATTAATCAAAAGGGAATTCGCCTCTCCTCAGAAATTGAGTTTGCTGCAGAGTTTACACCTGCAAAAATTATAGCCATCACCGGAAGTAATGGTAAAACCACCACCACTTCACTCATTTATCATATTTTGAAAAGTGACAATTTAAAGGTGGGTTTAGCAGGAAACATCGGGAAAAGCTTTGCGCGACAGGTTGCGGACCAAAATTTCGATTATTATGTTCTGGAAGTAAGTTCTTTTCAGCTCGATGATATTCAGAATTTCCGTCCTTACATTTCCTTGTTGTTGAATTTAAGTCAGGATCATCTGGATCAATATAACTACAATTATGAAGACTATGCTTTAGCTAAATTCAGAATTGCAGAAAACCAGGAAAATGATAATTTTTTCATCTACAATAAAGATGATGAAATGAGTATGAGTCTGCTTGAAAAACTCGCCGTACGAGCCAAAAAGATCCCTTTTTCTACGAAAGAGAAAGTAAAGCAAGGAGGTTTCGTCCATAAAGATAAAATCGTAGTCAAGTTGGAAGATGAGTTCTCCATGAAAATTGCAGAATTGTCTTTGGTAGGAAATCACAATATCGCAAATAGTTTAGCCGCTTCAATTGCAAGTAAAATATTGAATATCAGCAACGAAAGCATCAGAAATTCACTCATGACCTTCCAGGCGGTTGAACATCGTTTAGAGCAGGTCGCCCAAATTAACGGCGTGACTTTCATTAATGACAGTAAAGCAACCAATGTGAATGCTGCCTATTTCGCTTTAGAAAGCATGAACCAGCCAACAGTTTGGATCGTGGGTGGCGTAGATAAAGGAAATGATTATACCGAAATAGAAAATCTGGTCAAAAGAAAAGTAAAAGCCATTGTCTGCTTAGGAATTGACAATCAAACCATTATCGATTTCTTTAAAGATAAGAAGGAATCTATTTACAGCACTTCGAGTATGGAGGAAGCCGTGAAGGTTTGCAAATCTCTGACAGAAGAAGGAGATACTGTTTTGCTATCACCATGTTGTGCAAGTTTCGACCTGTTCGAGAATTATGAAGACCGTGGAAATCAATTTAAAGCAGAAGTATTAAAAAATAAAATCGATTAG